The window AGCAAACCAAACCATCACGCCTAAATCAAGGGTGGATTGTGTAGCACTAGAGGATGGGCCTACGCTTGGTTAAGTTTCTGCAACACAAACAATTCAACTAGTACTGTCAAAAAATAAATTCAACTCACGAGGAGCCAGCAAGGTTTCTAATTTTTAAAATCATCACATGTAGTGGAAGTTGTGGCATCCTCCTTTGTTAGTGGTCTTCAGGTTGCACTAACAACTTTTTCGAGGAAACATATTGGCTTAGAATCCCTCGACGCATGAATATTGCGACTGAACATTTTTTTCTTTGTTTACCATCTGCCCCGAACAATCTTCATACAGCCCCCACAAAAAAGTAAAGAACAATCTCTCATACAGCCCCCACAAAAAAAGTAAAGAACAATCTTCATACAGGGAAATGATCCTCCCTAGGACACCTGCCTTCTCAAATTGAAATGTTCATCAACACCACAGGATCATCCTCGTATAAATGGTTTATGCCAAGAGCAGTAGCACACTAGTGAACGCCATCAATGGATCTAGCTGCATTCACCTAATTAATAAACACGGACAGGCCCTCAGCATAGATGATAGCTATGGAGATAACGGTTTTAGCATCATACCTTTGATGAAGCTCCACTCTACCCAGTCTTACGCGTTATTCAGATCAAGCTTGACCCCAGCCAACAATTCTTTTCCCTTCCTCTTACCCCTAATATGCCGTGTGAACTCAAAAGACAGGAGGATGTTGTTTGTCATCAATCTTCCCCATCTTCCTGATAAGAAGGCACTCTGAATTAGTTCAGGTATAAAACTAATTCCGGGAGATTCACCAAAACCTTGGAGATAATTTTATAAGGAACGATAAATGAGATTATGGGCTGAACTCTCCTTTAATCTCATCGGATTTTTGACTATCGGGGTGAGGATCACCATTGCTTCCCCATACGGATAACGTATCTGTTTTCAGAAAATTCAGTACCACATCCTTAACTCGCTGCCCAAAAAGATCCCATAATGTCTTGTAAAAAATAGCTTACGGCATTCCATGATACAATTAAGAGCATCTTTTATTTGTTCCTCACTATTAGGATGCCAGCAGCATGTGTTTCATCTCATGTGTTATCCTTGACTCAATAGCATTTGGCAGCTCTAGCTATCTGGAACCTGCATGGGAAGTGAAATGGCCTTTCTAGTAGTTACTACCAAGAGATTTTCACTACAAGAGAAATACCATTTTAACATCACCTTTCAGCTTTTCAAAATTTGTTAGTTTTCACCCTCTCTGAAAAACAGGAAAGAAGTATGAAATACTCCGATTTCCTTGTACAGCAAATCATTGTGAGCATACTGTTCCCAGTACAGGTTATGCTGATCCTTAGGTCTCTCCAACTTGTACTTTAGTAGTTGTTTACGAGAGCTTAGCAATGTTGTGCGCGTATTCTTCTTTAGCACTTTCCTGGCATAGAACATGCACATAGAGCATAGAGGCAACATCAATGTGAACCTCCATTCCTCCAAAACCACAGACCAAAAATACATGAGCTAGGAACACAAGACTTTTTATCAGGGTGCATCATCTATTCTGGAAGTGATACCTACAATTAATATTTGAGGTTGGTACATCATAACCCTTCGTGATGGTGTTACCCAAATAAAAATACTCCATGGCAGTACGAGATTACAACAATATTACTTGGAGGAATCTTCAGACATTGGATGGAATTGTGCAGGCATATGTCTAGTACTCCGTATTTCATTTCAGATGCATCAGGCTATTAACAATGATGCAAATCCCATCCTAAAACATGAAAAACAATAACAATTAGTATTCATCACATTTTATATGCTAAACGCTCATTGCTTACTCATCATGTAAAGTGCACTATGTAAATGGTACTAGAATTACAATTGTAGTGGGTTTAGCCTAGCATAGTCATGTAGTTAGTTATTTCGATAATCATAATGCACATGTTGGATACTTGTATATCATGTAGTGTGGTGCCTAATTTGCAAGGGAAACAGAAGTTTAAGAATTACACAGTTTATGGTTTGCAGTTGAATAACAAATTAAGAAATTGGATGATTGAACAACTCTATTAATTAATATATAACAAGAAAACAAAAATGAACTGAATGAAGGAATGACTGACCGATTTTCTACAAGCAAGTAATCGGAATTCCTTAACCCAACAAGAGGGCCTGATGGCACACAATAACTGAACTGTGCCTTCTGAGGAGTTATGCCCAAACACAATGCACTACTCAACTGTAGCTCCACCAAAAAATTGATACTTTACAGGGAGCAATTTTATTTTCTCCCTATATTTGCCTTCCCTTGAAAAGAGACGTATCAGCAGCGAAGTAGTTGAAGCTTCAAGTGAGATGCTCTTGCCAtcaactctagacatataatttCCAGCCTTGACGACCTCACCTTGTTCCAATAATATTCTGATGATATCATTAATAAGACGAGAGTCTGGAGCACAACAGCTCTTCTCCATTGATGAGAGCATGTTTTCAGCTTCTTCCACTAATCCTTCTTTTAGAAGATTTGTTATCATTGTGCGGTAGGTAGAAGCATTAGGTACCAATCCACTGGCCGATATTGAAGCAAACAAATCATTAGCTTCTTCTCTTCTTTGAACCTTAAACATTGCATTGATCATGGTATTGAGTATTGCAACATCCAATTTTATATTCATTGCACGTACTTTCTGGAACAGCGTGATTGCTTCATCGGCGCAATTATTTCTACAAAGTCCTTCAAGAATTATAGCGTATATTGAAAGGCTCACTGTTGTTCCACTTTCAATCATCTCATGGATCATTTTCTtcgcagaagcagttctcccagCACGAAACAACCCATTTAGTAAGGTGCCATGTGTAGCAGTTGTAGGTTTAATTTTGTTATGCATCATTTCGCTGAATAGTGTCAACCCATCATCAATCCTTCCATTTCTAGAATAGCCATCAAGAAGGGTAGTATATGTATAAACATCAGGCTCGATGCCAGCCGATACCATGGCATCAAGTACTTTGAATGCTTTATCCATCTTGCCAACTAAACAATATCCGTCAATCAGTGAAGTAAATGTAATGACGTCAGGCCTCTCACCAATGTTTATAGCCAAGTCGAAGATACTGTGTGCATCTGTAACTCTTCCTTCTTTGCATAGACTGTTTATTACTGAGCTGAAGAACacaatgtttggacgaggcatacctttgttcatcatttcagAAACCAGTTCCTTCACTTTCCCCAAATCACCATGTGTACAGAAGCCCTGAATTAGGGATGTATAAATAGCCACGTCCGGTTGTAATCCCGTAGCAATCATCTTATTTAATTTGCCCATTGCATCAGACAGCCTACCCATTCTGCAAAGTGCAGCTATTACAGTTGCATAGGTGCATACATTCGGACTCACTCCTTGTTCCCGCATTTTGGTAAATATGAGCATAGCTTCATGCCTCATTCCACATTTAGCATATGCATCAATTAATATGTTGAAAACATTGCAGTGAGCTACAATACCATTGCCTTCCATTGAATTAAAGAGATTAATCATATCAGCTAAGCATCCTTCGGTAGCATACCCGTGAAGAAGAGTAGAGTACACGATGATATTAGGTTTGAGGCCCTTGGAGGTCATGGAGTCAAAAAATTCTGCAGCTTCTTtgcttcttccattcttgcaaaGGGAGTACATGAATGAGTTCCATGTATACATATGTGGTCGAACACCATTATCAACCATCTGCTGAAGGACCAGCTTTGCCTTGTCCATTGCCCTGACCTTGCACAAGGCATCAATAATCGAGCTATATGTCACCACATTAGGCACAATCCCTTGCTGCATCATTTCATGGAACAGATCGCATGCCTTGCTTACTTCCCCTTCCTTAAAGAAGCCGTGGATGACCGTGCTATATGCCACCACATTGAAGGAGCAGGCACCTCCTTCTTTCCTCACCATCTGGAGCAAGTCGAGCGCTTGCTGGCTCCTGCTATCGTCACATAAGCTCTTAAGTACTATAGAGTATGAGATGACATTAGGCACACATCCGAACTCGGACATCCTATGAAGCAGCATGTTGACAGCCTCATCCGTCCGTTTTGCGTGGCAGAGGCACTTGAGGAGGTTGCTGGCGACGATCTGGTCTTCCTTGAGGCCCGTCCTGAGGAAGCGGCCGAAGAAAGCAAGGCCTAGGTTCGGGCGGCATGCACGGCAGCAGCTGTCCATGAGGATGCTGTAGGTGCAGACTGTGGGCGGCGCCACCCGCGGTCCTGCTTCTTCTCGGCAGACGCGGTTGAAGAGGGCGAGAGCAAGGGAGGGTCCATCTCTGAGAGCAGCGGAGGACGGAGCACGGGCGAGCGCGGCAAGGAAGCCGTTGAGGGAGCGGTAGGGGACCGGGTTGGCCTGCAGTAGCAATTCGTCGAACAGGTGGTGTGCGTCTTCAGGGCTGAGCGTCCCGGCGCGGACGCGCTCCGTGGCCGCGGCAAAGGCGGCTCGGGGGTCCCAGCGGCGTGAAGGCgacgaggtggaggaggaggagaggcggcggcggcggaggagaggaGGCGGAGCATGGGCGTGGTGGGGTAGAGGCGAGGCATGGGACGGGCACGGCCTTCGTGTTCGCGCTGGTGGAATGGTGAGGAGTCTTTGCTGTAACAAATCGGAAGCGGGTAAAATGGCCTCCTCATGTGATTTTTTTAATTTCTCATACAATGAAATCCGTCTTTTAAATTAAACAAAAAGATTAGCAAATAAACATACTCCTACGCTTATGTGGGTGCCTAATCACTCATCGAACATTTCTTTTACATGTCATCCCAAATGAGTTTCTACTTTCGACATTGCTGATAATAGTCCTTATTTACACATCGTAAATCGTAATATGAATATCATCATTGATGTCTGTTTTGCGCACTCAAAATTTTGAATTGGCATAGCATGTACTAATTATCATTTATGATTGAACTGAAAAATTAACATGAACATTTAAAGTACTTTTCGTGTGAGAAATGTCTAAGTGCAACTATGATAATCTATCGGTTGTAGTTTTTTGCAATGTTTAGGCATGACTATGTAGATCAAACTGATGTGATCTGTTTAGATAATAAATGGATGTAATAATGTGATTAGTGTAAGTATATTTTGCGCGTTTAATGATTAAAATCTATTATTATTATATACTAAAGCACAATCTAGAGAGAAAAAAATAGAGAGGTTGGCTAGAAAATACCACAAAGAGTAAAACATATGGTTGTAGTGCTTGTGGACCGTTAACTGTAAAACGACAATCAAGGGGTTAGATCTAACTCATAAGAGGAAACGCAGTGCTAGCATGATTTGGACATTACGTAGATTTAACATGTATGATCagttaagacacttattttgggatggagggagtatatgataATGTAGATCTAAAGGTTATGAAATTATTAGACACAATTAAGAGAATCTATAGAATGTGATTATGTAGATCTAACAAGTACAACCGATTTAGGTGAGATTACGCAGATCTAGCAATTGTGATCTACTAATAGAGAGATGATTGATCGGCATGTGTTTTTGTCTATGAGAATTTCTGGCACATCTCTCTATTATTTTTACCGTACTGTGGTTTTAGTATTTAATAATAGATAGATAAATTATTAAAACCTATTGACCATATTTATTAATCACATTGAGGTTCATCGGACAGATGGTTAGATGTTTTGCCTTTTTTGGGTCTAGAAAGTGGAGTGTCGTAGTTTTACGTGATATTAAATTAATATGAAATAATGTTCCATTTGAATATATAACATTCATACCGAGATAATCTTTTTAGTTGCAAGCTGTTGTGGGAGCTGGTTGTAGTTTTATGTGATAtgatttcttttttttttacatttttagAGTGAAAAACGTCATGAAAAACTCATTGCACCATTTTCAActttttttttataaaagtggggCATTGTATGAAAACAATA is drawn from Aegilops tauschii subsp. strangulata cultivar AL8/78 chromosome 1, Aet v6.0, whole genome shotgun sequence and contains these coding sequences:
- the LOC109765587 gene encoding uncharacterized protein, translated to MSKQRLLTIPPARTRRPCPSHASPLPHHAHAPPPLLRRRRLSSSSTSSPSRRWDPRAAFAAATERVRAGTLSPEDAHHLFDELLLQANPVPYRSLNGFLAALARAPSSAALRDGPSLALALFNRVCREEAGPRVAPPTVCTYSILMDSCCRACRPNLGLAFFGRFLRTGLKEDQIVASNLLKCLCHAKRTDEAVNMLLHRMSEFGCVPNVISYSIVLKSLCDDSRSQQALDLLQMVRKEGGACSFNVVAYSTVIHGFFKEGEVSKACDLFHEMMQQGIVPNVVTYSSIIDALCKVRAMDKAKLVLQQMVDNGVRPHMYTWNSFMYSLCKNGRSKEAAEFFDSMTSKGLKPNIIVYSTLLHGYATEGCLADMINLFNSMEGNGIVAHCNVFNILIDAYAKCGMRHEAMLIFTKMREQGVSPNVCTYATVIAALCRMGRLSDAMGKLNKMIATGLQPDVAIYTSLIQGFCTHGDLGKVKELVSEMMNKGMPRPNIVFFSSVINSLCKEGRVTDAHSIFDLAINIGERPDVITFTSLIDGYCLVGKMDKAFKVLDAMVSAGIEPDVYTYTTLLDGYSRNGRIDDGLTLFSEMMHNKIKPTTATHGTLLNGLFRAGRTASAKKMIHEMIESGTTVSLSIYAIILEGLCRNNCADEAITLFQKVRAMNIKLDVAILNTMINAMFKVQRREEANDLFASISASGLVPNASTYRTMITNLLKEGLVEEAENMLSSMEKSCCAPDSRLINDIIRILLEQGEVVKAGNYMSRVDGKSISLEASTTSLLIRLFSREGKYREKIKLLPVKYQFFGGATVE